In a genomic window of Lonchura striata isolate bLonStr1 chromosome 4, bLonStr1.mat, whole genome shotgun sequence:
- the RPL34 gene encoding large ribosomal subunit protein eL34, whose protein sequence is MVQRLTYRRRLSYNTASNKTRLSRTPGNRIVYLYTKKVGKAPKSACGICPGRLRGVRAVRPKVLMRLSKTKKHVSRAYGGSMCAKCVRDRIKRAFLIEEQKIVVKVLKAQAQSQKSK, encoded by the exons ATGGTGCAGCGCCTGACATACCGCCGTAGGTTGTCCTACAACACAGCTTCCAACAAGACCAGACT GTCCCGAACACCCGGGAACAGGATTGTTTACCTTTACACCAAGAAAGTGGGAAAGGCCCCCAAGTCAGCGTGTGGTATTTGCCCAGGAAGACTTCGTGGT GTCCGTGCTGTGCGCCCCAAAGTTCTGATGAGGCTGTCAAAAACAAAGAAGCACGTTAGCAGAGCCTATGGTGGCTCCATGTGTGCCAAGTGTGTCCGTGACAG aatcAAACGAGCTTTTCTCATTGAGGAGCAGAAGATCGTTGTGAAAGTGTTGAAGGCACAAGCACAGAGCCAGAAGTCAAAGTGA
- the OSTC gene encoding oligosaccharyltransferase complex subunit OSTC — METLFRLPFAVLECPNIKLKRPSWVHMPSAMTVYALVVVSYFLITGGIIYDVIVEPPSVGSMTDEHGHQRPVAFLAYRVNGQYIMEGLASSFLFTMGGLGFIILDRSNAPNIPKLNRFLLLFIGFVSVLLSFFMARVFMRMKLPGYLMG, encoded by the exons ATGGAGACGCTGTTCCGCCTGCCCTTCGCCGTGCTCGAGTGCCCCAACATCAAGCTGAAGCGGCCGAGCTGGGTGCACATGCCCTCGGCTATGACCGTGTACGCGCTGGTGGTCGTGTCCTACTTCCTCATCACCGGAG GAATTATCTATGACGTGATCGTGGAACCTCCGAGCGTGGGGTCGATGACAgacgagcacgggcatcagaggcCGGTGGCTTTCTTGGCATACAG agTAAATGGACAGTACATTATGGAAGGCCTCGCATCAAGCTTCCTCTTCACTATGGGTGGCCTAGGATTCATAATTCTGGATCGATCCAATGCACCAAATATTCCCAAGTTGAATAGGTTTCTTTTGCTCTTTATTGGATTTGTTAGTGTGCTTTTGAGCTTTTTCATGGCCAGAGTTTTCATGAGGATGAAATTACC gGGCTACTTGATGGGATAG